A region from the Aquila chrysaetos chrysaetos chromosome 15, bAquChr1.4, whole genome shotgun sequence genome encodes:
- the RHAG gene encoding ammonium transporter Rh type A, with protein sequence MRFKFSILALLLEVSIIVLFGIFVEYGDHSASETLYPVFQDVHVMIFVGFGFLMTFLKKYGFSSVGINMLIAALGLQWGTLVQGFLHTKGEKIPVDIKSMINADFSTAAALISFGAVLGKTSPLQMLILTVVEVTIFAGNEYLVTEILQATDVGASMTIHAFGAYFGLAATLVLYRPGLKNKHENEESTYHSDIFAMIGTLFLWLFWPSFNSAIASETIYQLKAIVNTYYSLAACTVVTFALSSLVDQRGKFSMVLIQNATLAGGVAVGTCADMSIHPFVAMCIGSMAGIISVLGFHFLTPFLASKLNIQDTCGVHNLHGLPGILGGIAGIVVTAIKDEARQGVHFTPGMQAAALGSTIGIALVGGALTGGILKLPFLGQASDQNCFDDSVYWEVPEEEKLHEIHANNYDGPSRFEATM encoded by the exons TCTTTCAGGATGTCCATGTGATGATATTTGTTGGATTTGGTTTCCTGATgacctttctgaagaaatatgGATTCAGCAGTGTTGGTATCAACATGCTCATTGCTGCCCTCGGTCTCCAGTGGGGAACCCTGGTTCAAGGATTTTTGCAcacaaagggagagaaaattccTGTTGATATCAAAAG CATGATAAATGCAGACTTCAGTACAGCAGCTGCCTTGATTTCATTTGGAGCAGTCCTGGGGAAAACAAGTCCTCTTCAGATGCTGATCTTGACAGTTGTGGAGGTCACAATCTTTGCAGGCAATGAATATCTAGTTACAGAAATACTTCAG GCCACAGATGTTGGAGCCTCAATGACTATCCATGCTTTTGGAGCTTATTTTGGTTTGGCCGCAACCCTAGTCTTGTATCGTCCtggtttgaaaaacaaacatgaaaatgaagaatcTACCTATCATTCGGACATATTTGCCATGATTG GTACCCTGTTCCTTTGGCTTTTTTGGCCCAGTTTTAACTCTGCCATTGCATCTGAAACAATTTACCAGCTTAAAGCAATTGTCAACACTTACTATTCCTTGGCTGCGTGTACTGTCGTAACATTTGCCCTCTCCAGCCTGGTGGATCAAAGAGGCAAATTCAGTATG GTTCTCATTCAAAATGCCACCCTGGCAGGAGGAGTAGCAGTGGGTACCTGTGCTGACATGTCCATCCACCCTTTTGTTGCCATGTGCATTGGGAGCATGGCTGGAATCATCTCTGTCCTTGGCTTCCACTTCCTGACT CCTTTCTTGGCATCCAAGCTGAACATTCAAGACACTTGTGGAGTTCATAATTTACATGGTTTACCTGGAATACTGGGAGGTATTGCTGGCATCGTAGTAACTGCGATAAAAGACGAAGCTAG GCAAGGTGTCCACTTTACTCCTGGCATgcaggctgctgccctgggcagcACAATTGGAATTGCACTGGTTGGCGGAGCCTTGACAG GTGGTATTCTAAAGCTGCCCTTCCTGGGACAAGCATCTGACCAGAACTGCTTTGATGACTCTGTTTATTGGGAG GTTCCAGAAGAGGAGAAACTACATGAAATTCACGCTAACAACTATGATGGGCCCAGCAGATTTGAAGCCAcaatgtag